In Candidatus Hydrogenedentota bacterium, one genomic interval encodes:
- a CDS encoding aldo/keto reductase: protein MNRINRRSFMQAAAAAALSAGAPRVSLAEAAKPSCATSPVTLGKTGIVSTLLGMGTGTQASRKSSAQNRQGRDAFMRTIAHAYERGLRYFDMSDSYGAHEYLRDAMREASMDRSQVMLLTKTGAKHPEVCRADIERFRQELQTDYLDIVLLHCMQSGDWAEKLKPCMDVLAEAKEKGLVRAHGVSCHNLDAMKVASEHPWVDVMLSRINPYGLHMDGTQEEVVGVLQRAWDNGKGMIGMKVAGEGKCADRLTESLRYVLGLGCIHAVTVGFIKPEEIDDTCRRVEEALRA from the coding sequence GTGAATCGGATCAATCGCCGGAGTTTCATGCAGGCCGCCGCCGCGGCGGCGTTGAGTGCGGGCGCGCCGCGCGTGTCATTGGCCGAGGCCGCCAAACCGTCGTGCGCGACCTCGCCGGTGACGCTTGGGAAAACCGGGATCGTCTCGACGTTGCTGGGCATGGGCACGGGCACGCAGGCGAGCCGGAAATCGTCCGCGCAGAACCGGCAAGGCCGCGACGCGTTCATGCGGACGATCGCGCACGCTTACGAGCGCGGTCTGCGTTATTTCGACATGTCCGACTCGTACGGGGCCCACGAGTATCTGCGCGATGCGATGCGCGAGGCGTCGATGGACCGGAGCCAAGTGATGTTGCTGACGAAAACGGGCGCGAAGCATCCGGAGGTGTGCCGCGCGGACATCGAGCGCTTCCGGCAGGAATTGCAGACCGACTATCTCGATATCGTGCTGCTGCATTGCATGCAGTCGGGCGATTGGGCCGAAAAACTGAAGCCGTGCATGGACGTGCTGGCGGAGGCGAAGGAAAAGGGCCTGGTCCGCGCGCACGGCGTCTCGTGCCACAACCTCGATGCGATGAAGGTGGCCTCGGAACACCCCTGGGTCGACGTAATGCTCTCGCGCATCAACCCGTACGGCCTGCACATGGACGGCACGCAGGAAGAGGTCGTGGGCGTGTTGCAGCGCGCCTGGGACAACGGCAAGGGCATGATCGGCATGAAGGTCGCGGGGGAGGGCAAGTGCGCCGACCGGCTGACCGAGTCGCTGCGGTACGTGCTCGGGCTTGGCTGCATTCACGCGGTCACGGTCGGTTTTATCAAGCCGGAAGAAATAGACGACACGTGCCGCCGGGTCGAGGAAGCACTTCGGGCGTGA
- a CDS encoding RNA-binding protein, whose product MKLYVGNLPYQTNDHSLEALFQAYGEVESAKVITDRDSGRSKGFGFVEMPNREEALAAIDGLNGKEVDGRTITVNEARPKPAGGGGGGGGRGGRGGYGGGGGGGYGGGRGRY is encoded by the coding sequence ATGAAACTGTATGTAGGCAATCTCCCGTACCAGACGAACGACCACTCCCTTGAAGCCCTGTTCCAGGCTTACGGCGAGGTCGAATCCGCCAAGGTCATCACGGACCGCGACAGCGGCCGCTCGAAGGGCTTTGGTTTCGTCGAAATGCCAAACCGCGAAGAAGCGTTGGCTGCGATCGACGGGCTCAACGGCAAAGAAGTCGATGGGCGCACGATCACGGTTAACGAAGCGCGTCCGAAGCCGGCAGGCGGCGGCGGCGGCGGCGGTGGCCGCGGCGGCCGTGGCGGCTACGGCGGCGGCGGCGGCGGCGGCTACGGCGGCGGACGCGGGCGCTACTAG